The Mucilaginibacter yixingensis genome window below encodes:
- a CDS encoding bifunctional 4-hydroxy-2-oxoglutarate aldolase/2-dehydro-3-deoxy-phosphogluconate aldolase: MDKKETILKLIPEQGILPLYFNKDAEVSVNILRALYNAGVKTIEYTNRGEAALKNFAKLREVCDKELGGMYLGVGTIKNAKQAQDFVDAGADYIISPGLVEEVIPVAEKAGLLWIPGCMTPSEIIKAENLGAKVIKLFPGNMLGPSFLSGIKELFPGMLFMPTGGVELTTENIGGWFKAGVCAVGMGSKLITKQLMEEQKYEQLTADTKAALEIVKASR, from the coding sequence ATGGATAAGAAAGAAACCATCCTGAAACTGATCCCTGAGCAGGGTATTTTGCCTTTGTATTTTAATAAAGATGCCGAAGTAAGCGTTAACATTCTGCGTGCGCTGTACAACGCCGGTGTTAAAACAATTGAATACACTAACCGTGGCGAGGCAGCTCTGAAAAATTTTGCCAAACTGCGTGAGGTATGTGATAAAGAACTGGGCGGTATGTACCTGGGTGTAGGCACTATTAAAAATGCTAAACAAGCTCAGGATTTTGTGGATGCTGGTGCAGATTACATCATTAGCCCCGGATTGGTTGAAGAAGTAATCCCGGTAGCAGAAAAAGCTGGTTTATTGTGGATCCCTGGCTGTATGACTCCGTCTGAGATTATCAAAGCTGAAAACCTGGGCGCTAAAGTAATTAAACTGTTCCCTGGTAACATGTTAGGCCCAAGCTTCCTTTCTGGTATTAAAGAACTGTTCCCTGGTATGTTGTTTATGCCAACCGGTGGTGTAGAACTGACTACCGAAAACATTGGTGGCTGGTTTAAAGCAGGCGTTTGTGCTGTAGGCATGGGCAGCAAGCTGATCACTAAACAACTGATGGAAGAGCAGAAATATGAGCAGCTGACTGCTGATACTAAAGCAGCTCTGGAAATTGTTAAAGCAAGCAGATAA
- a CDS encoding MFS transporter, with protein MNETKIGRYRWVIITLLLFSTTINYMDRQVISYLKDFFSTPKEKGGFGWSNSDYSNVTTFFTLFYAGMTVAAGALIDKIGTKLGLALSLIVWSFFGMLNALAGSAVSMHIIIRSLFGIGEGGNFPASIKTVAEWFPKKERALATGIFNSGSNIGAMLASLFVPWCLLTWGVEPGWKYAYIITGAVGFLWLIFWFALYNPPAKCKNLTKEEYDYIHSDELVAAHVAPSEDVAVENKMSWGKLLTYPQTWAFFVGKFMTDGIWWFLLFWLPDYLKKQFHMTTHEVMWPTFIVYGIAIFGSTFGGSIPMFMINRGMEVRKARMLSMFVIALFPIALLSTQYFGNVAHFGANASILAIGVICIGAAAHQAWSANLFTTVSDMFPKRAVGSVTGIGGLAGGLGGAVVQKVAGYLTDLYKATPEHAYAIMFAICALSYIIAWVIIKFLSTKAVDMSNA; from the coding sequence ATGAACGAGACGAAAATTGGAAGATACAGGTGGGTGATTATTACCCTGCTGTTGTTTTCCACAACCATCAACTATATGGATCGCCAGGTAATTAGTTACCTGAAAGATTTCTTTTCCACACCAAAAGAAAAAGGCGGTTTCGGATGGTCAAATAGCGATTATAGTAACGTAACCACTTTCTTTACCCTGTTCTATGCAGGCATGACGGTAGCGGCCGGTGCTTTGATCGATAAAATTGGTACCAAGCTGGGCTTGGCGTTGTCGTTAATTGTATGGTCGTTTTTTGGTATGCTGAATGCTTTGGCTGGTAGTGCTGTTTCCATGCACATCATCATCCGTAGCTTATTTGGTATTGGTGAGGGCGGTAACTTCCCGGCTTCTATCAAAACCGTTGCAGAGTGGTTCCCTAAAAAAGAACGCGCGCTGGCTACAGGTATCTTCAACAGCGGTTCAAACATCGGCGCCATGCTGGCATCACTGTTTGTGCCATGGTGTTTGTTAACCTGGGGTGTTGAGCCGGGATGGAAGTATGCTTATATTATTACCGGTGCGGTTGGCTTTTTATGGTTAATCTTCTGGTTTGCATTATATAACCCGCCTGCGAAATGTAAAAACCTCACAAAAGAGGAGTATGATTACATCCACAGCGATGAACTGGTAGCTGCTCATGTAGCTCCGTCTGAAGATGTTGCTGTTGAGAATAAAATGTCATGGGGTAAGTTGTTAACTTATCCGCAAACGTGGGCATTTTTTGTAGGTAAGTTTATGACAGATGGTATCTGGTGGTTCCTGCTGTTCTGGTTGCCAGATTACCTGAAGAAACAGTTCCATATGACTACCCACGAGGTAATGTGGCCAACATTTATTGTGTATGGTATAGCTATATTTGGTAGTACATTTGGCGGCAGTATCCCAATGTTTATGATTAACAGAGGCATGGAAGTAAGAAAAGCACGCATGTTATCTATGTTTGTTATTGCACTCTTCCCTATTGCGTTGTTATCAACACAATACTTTGGTAATGTGGCTCACTTTGGTGCCAATGCATCTATACTGGCTATTGGGGTAATTTGTATTGGGGCGGCTGCGCACCAGGCATGGTCTGCCAACCTGTTTACTACCGTTTCTGATATGTTTCCAAAACGTGCAGTTGGGTCTGTTACAGGTATCGGTGGTTTAGCTGGTGGCCTGGGTGGTGCTGTTGTTCAAAAAGTAGCAGGTTATTTAACCGATCTTTACAAAGCAACGCCAGAGCACGCATATGCTATTATGTTTGCCATTTGTGCGCTGTCTTATATTATTGCCTGGGTTATCATTAAATTCCTGTCAACAAAGGCGGTGGACATGTCTAACGCATAA
- a CDS encoding aldose epimerase family protein — protein sequence MSAQFYTLKNNFIEVTLTNYGARMTSIIINANGQKTEVTGGFNNVDDYLKATAPFYGATIGRFGNRIANGKFELNGKHYQLPINNGPNSLHGGSGFHDKLWQVTSVDDVHVSMAYVSADGEDGYPGKLTVTLVFTLLEDGVSIDYSAQTDAPTVINLTNHNYYNLNGEGNGDILKHTLYVNADALVAVNSNLIPTGELMPVEGTAFDFRKEQKIGPRINDAHEQMQTGNGYDHTYVLNKPEPGDLTLAGRLTGDISGIYLDVYTTEPGMQVYTGNFMDGTNTFQNGAKDDFRTMVALETQHFPDSPNHPEFPSTVLNPDETFTSASVYRFGVKV from the coding sequence ATGTCTGCACAGTTTTATACTTTAAAGAATAACTTTATTGAGGTTACGCTTACCAATTATGGTGCGCGTATGACCAGCATTATCATAAACGCCAACGGCCAGAAAACAGAGGTGACCGGCGGTTTCAATAATGTTGATGATTATCTTAAAGCCACGGCTCCTTTTTATGGCGCTACCATCGGTCGCTTTGGCAACCGCATTGCTAACGGCAAATTTGAGCTGAACGGCAAGCACTATCAGCTACCTATAAACAACGGCCCGAACAGCCTGCACGGCGGCAGCGGCTTTCATGATAAACTGTGGCAAGTAACATCTGTGGATGATGTGCATGTAAGCATGGCGTATGTTTCTGCGGATGGCGAAGACGGCTATCCCGGCAAACTGACAGTAACCTTAGTATTTACGCTATTGGAAGACGGTGTGAGTATTGATTACTCTGCACAGACTGATGCACCAACCGTCATCAACCTTACCAACCATAATTATTATAATCTGAACGGCGAGGGTAACGGCGACATACTGAAGCACACCCTTTATGTTAATGCTGATGCTTTGGTAGCAGTTAACAGTAACTTGATACCTACCGGTGAGCTGATGCCGGTTGAGGGCACCGCCTTTGATTTTCGCAAGGAGCAGAAGATTGGCCCGCGTATTAACGATGCGCACGAGCAAATGCAAACCGGCAACGGCTATGACCATACCTATGTATTGAACAAACCTGAGCCCGGCGACTTAACCTTGGCCGGCCGTTTAACCGGCGACATTAGCGGCATTTATCTGGATGTTTACACCACAGAGCCGGGCATGCAGGTTTATACCGGCAATTTTATGGACGGCACCAACACCTTCCAGAATGGCGCGAAAGACGATTTCAGAACGATGGTGGCACTGGAAACCCAGCATTTCCCGGACTCGCCTAATCATCCTGAATTTCCAAGCACAGTTTTAAATCCGGACGAGACATTTACCTCCGCATCGGTTTACCGCTTTGGAGTGAAGGTGTAA
- a CDS encoding Ldh family oxidoreductase, with amino-acid sequence MIISEPKLRTFTQQVFLSIGCSKAHAELAADVLLKSDLRGIDSHGLARLAGYVRLWDKKRINSTPDIKIVHETPTTATVDGDAGLGLVVAPFAMQIAIEKAEKYGSGWVSVRNSNHFGIAGYHGLMAVEKDMIGFAMTNASPLVAPTFSNEKMLGTNPMCYAFPAGKHAPVIVDMATSAAANGKLEIAQRSGKQVPEGWIQDKQGAYTTDPHALKSGGSLLPLGSDRDHGSHKGFGLSATVDILSAVLSGANYGPWVPPFVAFMDPAPNPPGLGIGHFLGAMRVDGFRPVADFKADMDNWIERFKSASRVDEAQPVIIPGEPELEAEAIRIKEGIPLVDAVVKDLNELAVRFGLEGL; translated from the coding sequence ATGATTATTTCAGAACCCAAACTCAGAACTTTTACCCAACAGGTATTCCTATCCATAGGCTGCAGCAAGGCCCATGCTGAATTAGCTGCCGACGTACTCTTGAAATCAGATCTGCGCGGCATCGACTCTCACGGTTTGGCACGTTTAGCCGGATACGTACGCCTGTGGGACAAAAAGCGCATCAACTCCACGCCGGATATCAAAATTGTACATGAAACGCCCACCACCGCTACCGTTGACGGCGATGCAGGCCTGGGGTTGGTGGTAGCGCCTTTTGCCATGCAGATTGCCATAGAAAAGGCAGAAAAATACGGTTCGGGCTGGGTATCGGTACGTAACTCCAATCATTTTGGTATTGCCGGTTACCATGGACTGATGGCGGTAGAAAAAGATATGATAGGCTTTGCCATGACCAATGCTAGTCCGCTGGTGGCGCCTACTTTTAGTAATGAAAAGATGCTGGGCACCAATCCCATGTGTTATGCGTTCCCGGCAGGCAAACACGCCCCGGTGATAGTGGATATGGCCACATCTGCGGCGGCTAATGGTAAGCTGGAAATTGCCCAGCGCAGCGGCAAGCAGGTGCCTGAAGGTTGGATACAAGATAAACAGGGTGCTTACACTACAGATCCGCACGCACTGAAATCAGGTGGTTCATTGTTGCCTTTGGGTAGCGATCGTGATCATGGCAGTCATAAAGGCTTTGGATTGAGTGCTACGGTAGATATTCTTTCTGCGGTGTTATCAGGAGCCAATTACGGACCGTGGGTGCCGCCGTTTGTAGCCTTTATGGATCCGGCACCAAATCCGCCGGGATTAGGTATTGGTCATTTCCTGGGTGCTATGCGGGTAGATGGTTTCCGCCCTGTTGCTGATTTCAAAGCCGATATGGATAACTGGATTGAACGCTTTAAAAGCGCGTCACGCGTTGATGAAGCACAACCGGTTATTATTCCCGGTGAACCAGAGTTGGAAGCCGAGGCTATCCGCATTAAAGAGGGGATTCCGCTGGTTGACGCAGTTGTAAAAGATCTGAATGAGTTGGCGGTGAGGTTTGGGTTAGAGGGATTGTAA
- a CDS encoding cobalamin-binding protein — MPRQKIISLLPAATEIVCALGLQADLVGRSHECDYPEGVKRLPVCSEANFEDGLSSAEIDTKVKEILAEALSVYSVKREVIKDLQPDVLITQAQCEVCAVSLEEVEQALDDYLEKPASIVSLSPAKLDDIFENIRQVAIALDAIPQGEELLELLEERLDIIRHKLKFITDKPTVACIEWLEPLMISGNWIPEMVELAGGVPILAQTGAHSPYVKWEDIQAVDPDIIVLMPCGFSIDRTMREVSLILQHPGFNELKAVKNNRFYITDGNQYFNRPGPRIVDSVEILAEIINPKQFIFGYEGNGWVKFGL; from the coding sequence ATGCCCCGGCAAAAAATTATATCATTATTACCCGCAGCTACCGAAATTGTTTGTGCCCTTGGTTTACAGGCAGACCTGGTAGGCCGCTCGCACGAGTGCGATTATCCTGAAGGCGTAAAACGACTCCCTGTTTGCTCTGAAGCCAACTTTGAAGATGGCCTGAGCAGCGCCGAGATTGACACGAAAGTAAAAGAAATACTGGCCGAAGCGCTATCGGTTTACTCCGTTAAACGCGAGGTGATCAAAGATCTGCAGCCTGATGTACTAATTACTCAGGCCCAGTGCGAGGTCTGCGCGGTATCCTTAGAAGAAGTGGAGCAGGCGTTGGATGATTACCTAGAGAAACCGGCCAGCATCGTATCCTTATCTCCGGCCAAGCTAGACGATATTTTTGAGAATATCCGCCAGGTGGCCATCGCGCTGGATGCCATCCCGCAAGGTGAGGAACTGTTGGAACTATTGGAGGAGCGATTGGACATCATCCGCCATAAGCTGAAATTTATTACCGATAAGCCTACGGTTGCCTGTATTGAATGGCTGGAACCGCTGATGATTAGCGGTAACTGGATCCCCGAAATGGTTGAACTGGCAGGCGGCGTGCCAATACTGGCGCAAACCGGTGCCCACTCGCCCTATGTTAAATGGGAGGATATTCAGGCTGTTGATCCGGATATTATTGTGCTGATGCCTTGCGGATTTTCTATAGATCGTACCATGCGCGAGGTAAGTTTAATTTTACAACATCCCGGCTTTAACGAGCTGAAAGCCGTAAAGAACAACCGCTTCTACATTACCGACGGTAATCAATATTTCAATCGACCGGGCCCACGTATTGTGGATTCGGTAGAGATACTGGCCGAGATCATTAATCCCAAACAGTTCATCTTCGGGTATGAGGGGAATGGTTGGGTGAAGTTTGGGTTGTAG
- a CDS encoding LysE family transporter, with protein MIFLTFFLGLIVNFIGYVPPGNINLTLVQITINRGMKHALQFMIAFSCVEFFFTFFIIHADRWLSQQVHLDTAIDWVMVALFGTLGTLMWVNRNKPPKTTYSNTASIKYGIILGALNPMQVPFWMIAGTYLVTHQWIEIDNVALTIFSLGSAAGAFSCLFLYAKFACYIQGRFALSTRFINTGISMLFFSFAAYHIFKQLYIIFFKH; from the coding sequence ATGATCTTTTTAACCTTCTTCCTTGGCCTTATCGTCAATTTCATCGGGTATGTCCCGCCGGGCAACATCAACTTAACGCTGGTGCAGATTACCATTAATCGCGGCATGAAGCATGCGCTGCAGTTTATGATCGCATTCTCATGCGTCGAGTTTTTCTTTACCTTCTTTATTATTCATGCAGATAGGTGGCTCTCGCAGCAGGTACACCTGGATACGGCTATTGATTGGGTAATGGTAGCGCTATTCGGCACATTGGGTACACTGATGTGGGTAAACCGCAACAAACCACCTAAAACAACATACTCTAACACGGCCAGCATTAAATACGGTATTATTCTGGGCGCCCTTAACCCTATGCAGGTGCCGTTCTGGATGATTGCGGGTACTTACCTGGTTACGCACCAGTGGATAGAAATTGATAACGTTGCGTTGACGATATTCAGCCTGGGCTCTGCAGCCGGTGCATTTTCATGCCTGTTTCTCTATGCAAAATTTGCCTGTTACATACAAGGCCGCTTTGCATTGAGCACCCGGTTTATTAATACGGGCATATCGATGCTGTTCTTCTCTTTTGCTGCTTATCATATTTTTAAGCAACTCTATATTATATTTTTCAAGCATTAA
- the xylA gene encoding xylose isomerase translates to MSITLGNNEFFKGIGQIKFEGRNSDNPLAFRWYEADRVVAGKTMAEHLRFACAYWHSFCGNGADPFGGPTHVFAWDEKADAVERAKDKMDAAFEFITKMNLPYYCFHDVDVVDYGNDIAENERRLQALVEYAKQKQAESGVKLLWGTANLFSHRRYMNGASTNPDFHVVAHGGAQVKAAIDATIALNGENYVFWGGREGYMSLLNTDMKREQEHFARFLHMAKDYARKQGFKGTFFIEPKPCEPSKHQYDYDAATVLGFLQKYDLFNDFKLNLEVNHATLAGHTFQHELQVAADAGLLGSIDANRGDYQNGWDTDQFPNDINEITEAMMIILQAGGLQGGGINFDAKIRRNSTDPADLFYAHIGGMDIFARALVTADEILQKSDFKKIRTERYASFDGGKGKEFEEGKLSLEDLRNFAAQNGEPAVTSGKQEYLENLINRYI, encoded by the coding sequence ATGAGTATCACATTAGGAAACAACGAGTTTTTTAAAGGTATTGGCCAAATAAAATTTGAGGGCCGTAATAGCGATAATCCGCTGGCATTTCGCTGGTATGAGGCAGACCGTGTAGTAGCCGGCAAAACTATGGCAGAGCATCTCCGCTTTGCTTGTGCTTACTGGCACTCTTTCTGTGGTAATGGTGCCGATCCGTTTGGTGGCCCGACCCACGTTTTTGCCTGGGACGAAAAAGCTGACGCAGTTGAGCGCGCAAAAGACAAGATGGATGCAGCGTTTGAGTTCATTACCAAAATGAACCTGCCTTACTACTGTTTCCATGATGTTGACGTGGTAGATTACGGCAATGATATTGCCGAAAACGAGCGTCGCCTGCAAGCTTTGGTAGAGTATGCTAAACAAAAGCAAGCTGAAAGCGGTGTAAAATTACTGTGGGGTACCGCCAACCTGTTCAGTCACCGCCGTTACATGAACGGTGCTTCTACCAACCCTGATTTCCACGTAGTGGCTCATGGTGGTGCACAGGTAAAAGCAGCTATTGATGCTACCATTGCACTGAACGGCGAGAACTACGTTTTCTGGGGCGGTCGCGAAGGTTACATGAGCCTGCTGAATACCGATATGAAACGTGAGCAGGAGCATTTTGCCCGTTTCTTGCACATGGCTAAAGATTATGCCCGTAAACAAGGCTTTAAAGGTACGTTCTTCATCGAGCCAAAACCTTGCGAGCCATCTAAACACCAGTATGATTATGATGCAGCTACCGTATTGGGCTTCCTGCAGAAATATGACTTGTTCAACGACTTTAAACTAAACCTGGAAGTAAACCACGCTACTTTGGCCGGTCACACTTTCCAGCACGAATTACAGGTTGCTGCCGATGCCGGCTTGCTGGGCTCAATCGACGCTAACCGTGGCGATTACCAGAACGGTTGGGATACTGACCAGTTCCCGAACGATATCAACGAGATTACCGAAGCCATGATGATCATTCTGCAAGCTGGTGGCTTACAAGGTGGTGGTATTAACTTTGATGCGAAGATCCGTCGTAACTCAACCGATCCTGCCGATTTGTTCTACGCTCACATTGGCGGTATGGACATCTTTGCCCGTGCATTGGTTACAGCTGACGAGATTCTGCAGAAATCAGACTTCAAAAAGATCCGCACCGAGCGTTATGCTTCATTTGATGGCGGTAAAGGTAAAGAGTTTGAAGAAGGTAAATTATCACTGGAAGACCTGCGCAACTTTGCTGCCCAAAACGGCGAGCCTGCAGTAACCAGCGGTAAACAAGAATACCTTGAAAACCTGATCAACCGTTACATCTAA
- a CDS encoding xylulokinase yields MLLLGIDIGTSSVKVSVVDAASQKALASAQYPDSESPITVHQPGWAEQSPDMWWEQAQMALQRCHATQTYNPADIKAIGIAYQMHGLVLVDKDQHLLRDSIIWCDSRAVEIGDKAFDEIGHEQCLSHLLNSPGNFTAAKLAWVKQNEPEIYSRIDKVMLPGDYIAMKLTGEVTTSASALSEGIFYDFQGNRLSDEVLNYFGFSTNLFPPIKPVFAPHGQLLQSVAEKLQLPAGIPVAYKAGDQPNNALSLNVLKPGEVAATAGTSGVIYGVSDELAFDLQSRVNTFAHVNYTDELKRLGVLLCINGTGSLYRWAKSLFGAGLSYNEMNNLAAHAPLGSAGLRILPFGNGAERMLNNKLVGVHFHHIDLNLHTQSHMLRAVQEGIACAFRYGLDIMRENGMNPTVIRAGKANLFLSDLFTQAFVNVTGVPVELYRNDGSVGAALGAGIGAGIFSTPEEAFARMECLQTITPTTKDYEPVYQEWKDLLTAQLLSEQMFIGSL; encoded by the coding sequence ATGCTTTTATTAGGGATTGATATCGGTACTTCATCAGTTAAAGTATCTGTTGTAGATGCGGCTTCGCAGAAAGCGTTAGCCTCGGCCCAGTACCCCGACAGCGAGTCGCCCATCACCGTACATCAGCCGGGTTGGGCAGAGCAGTCGCCGGATATGTGGTGGGAGCAGGCCCAGATGGCACTGCAACGCTGCCATGCCACCCAAACGTATAACCCTGCTGATATCAAAGCCATTGGTATTGCCTACCAAATGCATGGCCTGGTGCTGGTAGATAAGGATCAGCATTTGCTGCGCGACAGCATCATTTGGTGCGACAGCCGCGCGGTAGAAATAGGCGATAAAGCTTTTGATGAAATAGGACATGAGCAATGCCTCTCGCACCTGCTTAACTCGCCTGGTAATTTTACCGCTGCCAAGCTGGCCTGGGTAAAACAAAATGAGCCTGAGATTTATAGCCGCATAGATAAAGTGATGTTGCCGGGCGATTATATTGCCATGAAACTTACCGGCGAAGTAACCACTTCGGCTTCGGCATTGTCTGAAGGTATTTTCTACGATTTTCAGGGCAACCGATTGTCTGACGAGGTGCTGAACTACTTTGGTTTCAGTACCAATTTGTTCCCGCCAATTAAGCCGGTTTTTGCACCTCATGGTCAGTTGTTGCAGTCTGTTGCAGAGAAATTGCAGCTGCCAGCCGGTATCCCTGTGGCTTACAAAGCGGGCGATCAGCCTAACAACGCATTATCATTAAACGTATTGAAACCCGGCGAGGTAGCCGCAACGGCAGGTACCTCTGGTGTGATTTACGGTGTGAGCGATGAACTGGCATTTGATCTGCAATCGCGCGTAAATACTTTTGCGCACGTTAACTATACCGATGAGCTGAAACGCCTGGGCGTGCTGCTGTGCATTAACGGTACCGGCAGTTTGTACCGCTGGGCCAAAAGCCTGTTTGGCGCCGGTTTGAGCTATAACGAGATGAATAACCTGGCGGCACATGCGCCGCTTGGCAGCGCCGGACTGCGCATATTGCCTTTTGGCAATGGTGCCGAGCGTATGCTGAATAATAAACTGGTGGGCGTGCATTTCCACCACATCGACCTGAATCTGCACACGCAAAGCCACATGCTGCGCGCCGTGCAAGAGGGCATTGCCTGTGCCTTCCGTTACGGGTTGGATATTATGCGCGAGAACGGCATGAACCCAACGGTGATCCGTGCCGGCAAAGCCAACTTGTTCCTGAGCGATCTGTTTACGCAGGCTTTTGTAAATGTAACCGGCGTACCGGTAGAGCTGTATCGTAATGATGGCAGTGTGGGCGCTGCTCTGGGTGCGGGTATTGGTGCTGGTATTTTCAGCACGCCTGAAGAGGCCTTTGCGCGTATGGAATGCCTGCAAACCATAACCCCAACCACTAAAGATTATGAGCCGGTTTACCAGGAATGGAAGGATCTCCTGACGGCGCAACTGCTGAGCGAGCAAATGTTTATCGGCAGCTTATAA
- a CDS encoding DsbA family protein, with amino-acid sequence MIKVEIWSDVVCPFCYIGKRRFEEALNDFAGKHDVSIIWKSYLLNPYLKTDPTISINQYLADAKGWDLAYAEDLNRQVTEMAQGVDLSYRMDQIVVANSFNAHRLAHLATAKGFGEGAEEALFKAYFTEGRNIDDTETLIAIGISLGLQEADIRQMLSTDQYEAEVKMDIAEAQQLGIRGVPFFLFNEKFAVSGAQPVEVFLQALEKAAGA; translated from the coding sequence ATGATAAAAGTTGAGATATGGTCAGACGTGGTATGCCCGTTCTGCTACATTGGCAAACGCCGTTTTGAGGAAGCTTTAAATGATTTTGCAGGCAAACACGATGTAAGCATCATCTGGAAAAGTTACCTGCTGAACCCATACCTAAAAACCGATCCAACCATCAGTATCAATCAATACCTTGCCGACGCCAAAGGCTGGGACCTTGCCTATGCGGAAGACCTGAACCGCCAGGTAACCGAAATGGCACAGGGTGTAGATCTGTCTTACCGGATGGATCAGATTGTAGTAGCCAACAGTTTCAACGCCCATCGCCTGGCCCACCTGGCTACCGCTAAGGGTTTTGGTGAGGGTGCAGAAGAAGCCCTTTTTAAAGCTTACTTTACCGAAGGCCGTAATATTGATGATACGGAAACACTGATCGCCATCGGTATTTCCCTCGGTTTGCAAGAAGCAGACATTCGCCAAATGCTGAGCACTGATCAATATGAAGCCGAAGTAAAAATGGATATTGCCGAAGCACAGCAGCTCGGCATCAGAGGGGTGCCTTTCTTTTTGTTTAACGAGAAATTTGCGGTGTCTGGCGCACAGCCGGTAGAGGTTTTTTTGCAAGCGCTGGAGAAAGCAGCGGGAGCGTAA
- a CDS encoding LacI family DNA-binding transcriptional regulator, which yields MKPKKRVTIYDIAKKLNLTASSVSRALNNSSHVNENTKQLILKTAAEMNYKPNSLASNLRKGKTQTIGVVVPRINQNFFANVISGIEEAIYQKGYNLIICQSNENHEKEVQCVNTLMNQHVDCIVISVSADGNDYSHLQNALDHNIQLIQFDRVAENLETLKVINDTEQASFEAVSHLIEQGYKRIALLEGPQVLGIFRQRRDGYLNALKTNNLPVDESLIIPNSWTKEQTTANVRALLSMPNPPDAIFASRDDFSALGVLEVANDMGVKVPEELGICGYSNEAFTQITSPSITTVDQHAVYIGQTVSNLYFHEAEAKGKEKESRNSPKTISIKPKLLIRGSTQRNK from the coding sequence ATGAAGCCTAAAAAACGAGTTACCATTTATGACATTGCCAAAAAGCTGAATTTAACAGCTTCGTCGGTGTCGCGCGCGTTGAACAACAGCAGCCACGTTAACGAGAACACCAAACAACTGATTCTCAAAACGGCGGCCGAGATGAACTATAAGCCCAACTCGCTGGCCTCAAACCTGCGTAAAGGCAAAACGCAAACTATTGGCGTTGTAGTACCGCGCATCAACCAAAACTTTTTTGCCAACGTAATTTCGGGTATTGAGGAGGCCATCTATCAAAAAGGTTATAACCTCATTATCTGTCAATCTAACGAAAATCACGAAAAAGAGGTACAATGCGTAAACACGTTGATGAATCAGCATGTAGATTGTATTGTAATCTCGGTTTCTGCCGATGGTAACGATTACAGTCACCTGCAAAACGCGCTCGATCACAACATCCAGCTCATTCAGTTTGACCGTGTGGCCGAAAACCTGGAAACGCTGAAGGTAATTAACGATACCGAACAGGCGTCGTTCGAAGCCGTATCACACCTGATTGAACAAGGCTACAAACGGATTGCCCTGTTAGAAGGCCCGCAAGTGCTGGGCATTTTCCGTCAGCGTAGAGATGGCTACCTAAATGCCTTAAAAACCAACAACCTGCCGGTAGACGAAAGCTTGATCATCCCCAACTCGTGGACTAAAGAGCAAACTACCGCTAACGTGCGCGCGTTGCTTAGCATGCCAAACCCGCCCGATGCCATCTTCGCCTCGCGCGATGACTTTTCGGCACTCGGTGTACTGGAAGTGGCCAATGATATGGGTGTAAAAGTGCCCGAAGAGCTGGGTATCTGCGGTTACTCTAACGAGGCATTTACGCAAATTACCAGTCCGTCTATCACCACGGTAGATCAACATGCGGTTTATATCGGGCAAACGGTATCTAACCTTTACTTCCACGAGGCAGAGGCTAAAGGAAAAGAAAAAGAGAGCCGCAACTCGCCAAAAACCATCAGCATCAAACCAAAACTTCTTATCAGGGGTTCTACGCAACGTAACAAGTAA